aaaaacaGATGATTAATTAGTCAAGATTCTAATTAAAGGCTTAATGATGTGTTGATCTTAGTGGTGATTCTGTTCACAcgttttttatttcttgtaaaattagtactccatccgtcccattttaggagtcccgattcaccatttttaatgtattattttaGAAGTCCATGTTGGAATATTCATTTAATAGGCCCATATTCCAGAAgctttttttcactcacattttattactgtAAAactaaagtataaaaataaagctCATATTCCATTGcctttttcaccaacttttctttatagtatttcttaaaacccaaaAACCCATGCTGATCttaaatgagactcctaaaaaTAGACGAGGAAGTAATATCTAGTAGTactattgtttttaattttggattgtacaacaaaattaatctctATCTATTTACTATACCATAAGTTTGTCCTTTCTAGTCAAGttggtttcaattttcactaataacttcaattaattttttatatctattttacttgtattaaaattaaaatatgtgtcatACAcgttataaaaaagaaatatgtatatacacaattaagactattttttatgaatggatATAATTGgatactatattattataggGAGAGTGTATTACACCTACTTTCTGGTGAGCGGAAGTTGAGGAAAGCGGAAAAGGACAAAAGAGATTATTATATGGTCAGGATTAAATTAGTGTGGAGCCAAATAACTAATTGTCGTGATACATTGAATTCTTTATGCACAAGGCAACAAAATTAGGATTAGAATAATTGAGATATTCGGGAAAGtcttttttaaatgaaaacaacCCGTAACTAAATGACGTCCATAATATTGACAAGTTGAAGATGATGACGAATATATATGATCAACTAGATTTGTGATTAGTCAAGGATTAAAAAAGATGATATATagtgattaataaattaagtaggGTACCTTAACGGAGGACACGGATTTCGGGCCGGGCCCTTCGAGGCGAAACTCGTGCATGACCCAATCCGACTTCCGGCCTTTGGGGGCCCGGCCCTGGTAGAATACAAGCGTCTTCCGCATACCGACTAGGGAACCCTTATGGATTATGGGCCGGTCCTTGCCTGTGGCCTTCCAGTAGCCCGACACCGTGGCCCGATTTGTTCTCAGCCCGGTTGCGTATTTCCGGTCCCTTTGGCTGTAGAAATACCACTCCTTGCCCCCCACACATGCATACTCTGAaaacacaatcaaaattttattcaaaaattaaattttttcatgaaTCCAAACACATGCTAAATTCCCCACATAGATGATGCGAACTAGTGGGCGGCAACACATGGCTTATCACATTCCCATAGCCCAATTATCATGTGCAAATTAGTGTCAATTGAgacataaataattagtactactaattaataattaatcaagcTACGAAGTTTGAAATAGGGAAAAATGTAGGCTTAAACGACGGTGGCTAATTTGAAGAGAGATTGAGTTTTTAGGTGTCCACGCGTATGGCTAGCTAAATgagtttgaattatttatcttAGTTATCTGGAATTTATAGCTGTCTCAATCTTCAGGTTAGGACAAGGCCAAAGAGTGTCAGTTTCTTcaaaaaaagtatttgaaaGAGATGATTGAAAAGTATATATTccattacaaaataaataacctTGTCCATACGCAGTCCCAAGATTATCCTTTCGCATGTTTTCATTCGTATGTTATGAAAAAATCATGCTTTCGCACACACATGCAGAGGCTCTTCGATTATGCAAAATTGAAGGCTAATTGTTTGAGAGATTACATTGATATGTGAAATAACATGaattattaaatgtaaaagaaatagAAGCCGATGTCACCTAGCCTTGAGTAGATGATGTTTTTGTCTATGATTGGGcaaacttttctttctattcaCACCATCAACAACACATAATTTCTTTCCGAAAGATTTAAAATGGTTAATTCCACAAACCAAAATCTTTTATTACCAGATATAAATCACATGAACATATTTAgtgtttaataaaaataattgcaaattcaattgaaaaatgagagaTTAGTAATTTGAAGAGACGACGATGAAcggttgagagagagagacctgGAATATCCCAAGGCTCGCAGTTGTTGAGGTCAACTTGGATGAAGAGAGGAAGAGGGTGGGGGCAGCCGGTGATCCATTTGAGGAGATAATCGCAGATAAGCTCTTCATCTTTCGGGTGAAACCGAAATCCCGGCGGCAGCTTCGCCTCCACGCTGCTCAGACTGCtcatatttattcttttttttttccggtGAAGGAATTAAGAGAGCAGAGAAGAGCTAAccacacttttttatttccttttttatgtACACAGCTTAATTATTGTGTGTGCGCCTAACAAATGCCGCCCCTTGCACGCCtcatatatacacacacactttcattttcacaaaaatcaaatatacaGTTGGAAAGTCAAGTAAGGAATTTCAAGTGGTTTCGAACTTCGATATTGATTCGTTTCATGACGTGGCTACACATCTGGACCCTTCACATCTGACGTGGTACACGGATCACATTTTTTGCCATTTCGTAGAAATACCCTATTTTATATCAATGGTTGACAATCTAATTGTAATATGGAATATCTACTACTATGTCATAATATCCCcagtgaaaaaaatgatgttaTTTAGACTACCGTGCAACTTAAGTAAATACacagttttaattttgtttagaaAATCACTAGCCAAAGTGACTAATTATAAACACGGGGAGTATATACCTAACTCAcaatttaattgctaactacaactaaataatagccattagatatttaaattaagggcttagatcattaattcacaaatatcaatacgatcaacgaaaaacgtcaataagaccataggattaattccaaaaaatatcaatagaagtattaatgtcaattaactacatgtttagttataactaacttttaaaagaaatcccaaaactttaaattcatataacatatatcaaattaaatataatttcataaggattccaacgatatcctacgtgcatatgttccgacgtcaaaatttgaaaaaaaaatttaaatttttttaattttttcgtacaagcagaaatgtcaaaatactatataaaatatgtcaatataatatatgtagaatgttaatataagcaatgggttaacattcttaaagcattatgttgacattctcaaagcattgtgttgatattttcgaaacactatattgacattttcatccaaaacccaaatttgaagttttttattttatctttttctattttattaataaaaacgaaaattacacatgacaaattgtagaccaaattgtagaccatgcgttttctaaaatcacatgaccttaaattaattgtaattaacaattaaatgatgagttatcAATTGACCAATCCCCTTATAAACACTATATATTTGGCTCTtagattttgtgttttttaaaaaattgaattaataatagCTGATTTAAACATCCAATATTTTGCATAGAAGAAGAGCCGCACTCTGGTAGTAGACACGCGCCAACGGTCAGCGCATTTAATATTGTAATGATTGGgattaatattagaaattgcTTAATGATTGcgtttcaaataataaattgttaagTATGAGTAGTTGAGTACCGCACTACATGAGTTAATCTCACTGGCTAAATCATTCTATTTCAGATTTATGGGCTGAAATTGCTTTAGAAATATGCGTTAAGCCCAATAGagcaaaattaatcaaatttagaTTTATTGGCTGCTGAAATATTTTGGAATTGAgccttttattaattagttcaTTAGGGAAAACTAAGTTTAAATTgagttatttaattagtttaggaagtagtaatttttactACAAcaacttttaataaaaaatattactccattaaattaataattttcagcaagaataataataaaaaaatttattcgcAATAACTGTGGCTtctattcattaaaataatactccattaaattaataatttttattagagTGAACTTAAAAATTGATCTCTAGAAAATGAGATTCACACCTTTTAAGTccatgtgaaaaaataattactacagATCTctctgaaaaatattaatcacaTTTAAGATTCATTtccacttattttttttcattttacccctgaactttaatattttaggaattcaaatataacaccatatttttttagtttcaatttatatagaAATACGACGTGCATATAAGAAGATAATAGTGAAAAATATGcaatacatttttaaaactatatcaatccatataattttatattttcacataattatatgtacataaattttaacactcaattttttaaaaactgtACTAACGgactaaaagtaaaaaattatttataatattattttaatagactaaaaattaattgattcattagttaaatcataaaaatagtactccatccgtctgcaaataggagtctcattttggcacgggttttaagaaatgttaagaaaagtggatggaagaaagttaattgaatatgagtctcacttgtatatattagttttgaaTAATATGTGAGTtgagtgagttagtggaatgtgaggcctatttaccatttataataattatacacCAGGAatcctattcgcggacagatgAAGTAACTTTCGACTATAACTTTAATTCACTAGAACAATAAATTTCACTCATTAGAaccacaatttttttatcaaaagaaACATTGTATCTGTACGAGCACAATTCCATATGATTGTAATATTTCAACAACATTAGGGCTCGAGAGAGCTCAATGCATCCACAAAAGTAATGATCCAACTCACAATGTGAGTGGGTTACTCTTATTGCAGCATCATTTTGTATTGTGTTCGCCTAGTCTCTGATGTTGGTTGCTTGGCTTCcagatatttgaattttcactGATTTTTGGTTTGTAGGTTGTAAGCTtaccttaattttttttgtttgtgaattGTAAGCTTCTCGTGCACTCTACTTATTTTGTTGAGACTTTGAGCTCGCCTTTTGTGGCAGGACAAAACATACACTTTTACTTCGCCTTGTAACAGAGTGAACAGAACGTGGGCAGAATAAGAGCAGATATATTAACCCTGTTTACTATTCAAGATGCTTATAAAACATAATTGTTAAAGTATGTTGATACTTATAAAACACaattattaaagtatattGAAAACAACATCAATAATTGGAAACGCAAAgactcaaattaaaataatttgaaacgttttcaataatttagaagagtgtatatataaacacaataaTTGGAATCGAgaaaaaggaagataaaagAGTTAAAGAGCATGGGGAGCCTTGTTCAAAACCAGGGGGCTGCTTCATGTAGATATCTTCAACAAGATCGCCATGTAAGAATGCATTGTTCACATCCAGGTGGGTAATGGACCAACCACAAGAAACAACAATTGCAAGGATAAGCCTAATCGTGTTCGGCTTGACAACCGGATTGAAAGTCTCGTTGAAGTCGAATCCAGGTTCCTGTGAAAAACCTTGAGTAACCAGCCATGCTTTGTGCCTTGCAATGGCTCCATCAGCGTCCTTTTTTAACTTGAAAACCCATGTGCAACCCACCAAATTCTTACCGGGTGGAAGAAGCACCAATGTCCAAGTTTTGCTCTCAATAGAACAAGAAATTCTTCTTACATGACCTCTTTCCACACTTTAATCAATAGAGCAACAATATATGACCTTGGAGTGACAAGGTCAGAGGGTTTTATGGTGATGGAAAAAGTTTTGGGCTTGAATATACCGGCACAAGAACGAGTGATCATGGAGTGTTGAGGAGGCTTGAATTTAGTAGCAGGGATTGGCTGAGGAGAAGAAATAGGACACGCATGAGATGACTGTGAGCAACTGGAAGACATGGGGGTAGGAGGATCAGGGATTTGAGTGGGAGATCCAGTGTGTGAGGAGGACTCGGATGGAGGAAGAGAGTTCAATTCAGAAGTGGGAGGAGATACTTGAGCTGAAGGGGTATAATCTTGTAGTTGGGGTGATATTGGGAGATGAAGAAGACTAATATAAGGATCAACTTGAGGTTGTGGAGGTGAGACAGGAGGAGAAGATTTATGTGGAAAAACTCCTTCATCAAAAGAGATATCTCTAATAATGGTAACTTTGCCAGATGAGAGAAGAGCTTTGTACCCTTTGTGTGTGGAGCTGTAGCCTAGGAAGGTAGCGGGGCTGGATCTGTAGTTCAATTTGTGCTTATTATATGGCCTAATAAAAGGATAATATAGGCAACCAAACACTTTTAAGAGATTAAAATTAGGCTTGGAGTGGAACAACTTCTCGTATAGAATAGAGAAATTTAGGACTTTGGTAGGCAGTCTATTGATTATAAAAACTGAAGTGGTGAAGGCATCATCCCAAAAAGAAGTAGCTAAACCACTCTGAGCTAGGAGAGAAAGTCCCATTTCAACTATATGCCTATgttttctctttattaaaCCATTTTATTGAGGAGTGTAAGGACATTAGAGCCTATGGTGAATGCCCGAGGCATGAAGAAAAGTTCTAAGGCTTATATATTCCCCTCCCCAATCACTTTGAAGAGTCTTTATGCGGGTGTTAAACTGATTTTCAACCAAGGATTTAAAGTGTTTGAAGACCGATTCTACCTCCCCTTTACTTTTCAAAAGATACAACCATGTGAACCTTGAAAAATGATCAACAAAAGTAACATAATATCTATACCCATTTCTGGAAATTATAGGAGAGGGCCCCCACAAGTCACTATGAACTAACTGCAGAGGAGATGTGTATTGTGTGGATGATGCAATATATGGAAGTCTATGAGATTTGGAAAGACAACATGGTTGACATAAGGAAGTAGAATTCATTGATTGGAAAGAAACATTACAACTAGTGAAAGCCTTTTTAACAATACCCAATCGTTTGTGCCAAAGCTCTAAACTAGAAACATGAGTGctagagaaacaagaaacAGGAGAAGGACGACTCGAGAGAGACACTGCAGAAGCCTCAGGTTGTCTTGGAGTTTTCTTGGAAATGGAAGAATGAGCAGGGGACTTGATactggggtttggtgccccttgcacagcggaagacttgtacaaaacaaataaatcagatacggatctatttgaccgattatgtgattaatcaattcacatgttaaacatataattgcatgctagaacgcaaataattcatgcttagaaaatataaatcctaaacatgatttctacggtttagggttaccgatttgattctccaaagaatcgacgattgcttgcgcattctccacgtgatgatcttcaatactagactatggatcttctctctggttcccgaactgtatctcgatatcagggtgggctaatctcatcaaaatactaggactcgaataaagaagacagaaaattccTCATGGAGGAGGAGCTGAAAATTTCGTTCTCCTTCCTAGAGAGAAgggacgaaaatttcatgtgaatgaaaaataattattctgtctcatttattctcctatttatattaagttccttttgggcccagacagggatctatgaaaggttttggatatgggctcccccaattagctttttactaattaaattgaacccacaatttaatacaagcttatattggaatattacaagcagccactacagaagtaatattgaactctccccatccaaatccgaaattacaagtaatccgggtttccgttatttatattatttatttctcgtgcttaagatataaatgtccattaattaattaatgtctgctatggacttaattaattaacatcttattaattccaagagtagacaagaaacacttatttattattcatagagtaataaaactccaactggccagttttccgaataataaaacttttgttcgagctcctcttgaggacattatcaaacgagacccACCTCGTGCActattcaacataatagcaatcctagcaccgctagatattaatcaccactacccaatatatcgggattattgggttgcgaaaaacccgcaccatttgataagtcaaagtagtgcataatcaataccgtatgctcaatgctaacatatgtagtgAAGCTTCATACCTCCATGATACTCAGAGCTGACATTCAGATTTGCCAGATCATTTGAGATGTGATTCGTGACTCTGGAATCCGGGTACCATGCTGAGGAAGAATTGTCAAAGTTGAACTCCGAGTGGGAGTGATGAGACTGACCATTGCTGTGCCGAGCCTGCGCTATGTTAGCAGCAGGATGCTGGCCCAAAAGAGACTGTTGCTTCTGGCCATAGACGAGCTGTTGTGGTGGTCGTTGTGGGGAGGATTGTGGAACAAAGTTTTGCTCGAATTTGTGCCAGCATCTTTCCGCCGTATGACCCGGCTTCTGACACAATTGGCACACTAGACGGTTACTAGAAAATCTTCCCCGACCCCCTCTCCCTCCACGGTAACCAATTCCTCTTCTACCTTCATTTCTTCCATATCCTACAAAAACGCCACGGTTGTTACGCGATGGTCCTTCTCGCTTCTGACCAGTGGCTTGAGCAAGATTAGCCGTCGGCTGGGATCCATCAAGATTGATAGGGGAGACATCTATTGATTCCAACCTTGACTCAAAAGAAAGAAGCAAGTTAGTTGCATCCTGCACGCTCAACGAATCTGCCTTGGAGGTGATGGTTACGACCAATGGATCGTATTCCTTGCCAACAGgggcggacgcagaaaaaTTTGACTGTAAGGGCTGGACttcactatatatttttttgaggttaaacataatatatatatatatatatatataattatacaatataaaaaccgaaaaaatggtaaaatggatatatatttaatacgaAGTAGTCCAAAATATATCTAATAAAAAGAACATGTCATAGCTACGGTTTTACATCTAAAGCAATGGCAACTGAATTCTACGTGTTCTCATGGATTGAAAACGTTGCAAAGATTTTTTCGTTATCAATCGTTGAAAACATGTCCTTCTCAATGTACACAATTAAACTATCATTCATCCACTCATCTCCCATCTGATTTCGCAAGTCAGTCTTGATAGTCTTCATTGCAGAAAATGCTCTCTCAACGGCGTGGTATGATTTCATCCATATCGACTTGTGAAATATTATGCAATTCACAAAACTTTGTTGCTTGATCATGTATGTCTTCCCATCCATTCTCTCTAAAACATTGCAATTGATGTTTCACACTTTGGATCAAAGATATGTACAACTTCCAACACTTTCTCAACCGAAGACCACATAGAACATAGACGAAGCAATGTAAAGTAATGTGAGCCCCAACGAGTGTCTCCAGGTCATACCAAACtagtttcttgatttttatcTCTTCCACTATGACTTCTCCATCATTAAGTTGTTCAACTAATCTTTCATGTTGCAACTGCCTAAGTTGATCTTTTCTTTACAAGATGCCCCGACCATATTCACAATCATGGAGACATAGCTAAAAACATCATTCACAACTCTAATACCCTTGGCAACCGCAACAACAATCAATTGGAGTTGATGAGAGAAACAATGAATATACATGGCATATGGATTTTCTTGCAATATTAAGGATTTAAATCCATTAAACTCACCCCTCATATTAGAAGCTCCATCGTATCCTTGCCCTCTCACTTTAGATAGAGATAAATTATGCTTCACCAATAAATCATCAATAGCACATTTCAAAGTATGAGAGGAAGTGTCAGTTACATGCACGATCCCAATAAATCGCTCAATCACATATCCTTCATTATTCACATATCTTAAAACAACTCTCATCTGCTCCTTCATTGAAACGTCTCGAGCCTCATCAACCAAAAGAGTGAAAACTTTATCTCCAATATTATTAACTATGGCAAGTGTGACCTCAGAAGCACAAGCATTTGCTAATCCCTTTTGAATTCGTGGTGAATTCATTTGATTGTTAGCAGGAGCATTTGCAAACAAAGTTTTGGATACAACATCGTTAAGTTCACTAAACCATAGAAGCAACTCAATAAAATTACCTCGATTTAAAGAACTACTTGACTCATCATGTCCACGAAACGAACTTAAAATTCACGCACcttttacttaaattttaattaaaaaaatgtgtccACTTTAGAAAGTGATAGCAGCACTTTTAAAAAATGCGttctcctttttttaaaacaagtcAAAGAAGTGGGGTCCATTTGACTTACTTTTacgctccctccgtcccacataattttacctattttgactcggcacgggttttaagaaagttaatagaaagtgagttgaaaaagttggtgggacgtgggtcctacttttaaagtattagttttataataaaatgtgagtaggaatgaattagtggaatatggggtccactaccaaaaatgataaaagtgaagtgtgtaaaattatgtggaacgacccaaaatagaatactgggtaaaattatgtgggacggagggaatattaattaattcaattaaactcatcttcttccttaTGCTTCCTTCCAACGCCATGGTTACAATTTTCTCTATagattcttattttttcttcctttaatTTTCAGCCCCTTACAATTATTCATCCCAAAACAATTTGTTCTTCAATAGCATTATTGAGTAAGGGCTTAACATagttttttgaaattttgaaaaatttgaaagtagaaaaaaaaaaaaaaaaattgggtaaGGGTTTCAGCCCTACCCTCTGTCAACGTGTGTCCGCCCCTGCTTGCCAAGACGGCCGCCAGAATATAGAGGATATGGTCTTCATCCATGACCTTGCAACCTGCTGCTCCGAGCAGGTCACAACACATTTTGATTCACGCAAAGGGAGTGCGTCCTTTTTCAGAGTTTGAAGTTGCAGCTTGTAGTGCAACAATTTCGCCTTTGACTGGCTCCCAAAATTAGCTTCAATAGTTTTCCAGATTTCATGGCTAGATTTTAGACCCACGATCTGAATCATGATACTTTCTGTTAAAGAAGATTGGATCCAAGTTGATAATACCTGGTCCTGGCGATTCTAGAGAAGAAACTCGGGATTGATGATTCTTTCTGTTGAACCCGTGACTGAGATAAGTTGTTCAGGAATTTGTTGATCCCCTTCAAGAAATGATTCAAGGCCATATCCGCGTACAGTGGCCATGATCTGTTGTTTCCAAATGAGGCAGTTTGATTAAGAGAGTTTGAAAGAAATGGGGTGATTGTGAGGATGAATGGGAATAATAGAGTTTTGAGAAGGTGTAGAGCTCTGTGTAGCAGCATCAGATGTCTCGCTTTCTGACATTAGAGTAAGATGCAGAAGGAAGAATGGAAGATAGATAAAAGAAGGTAGAGAAGTAAAAGGTTACTTcaaggctctgataccatgaaGAAAACCAGAATAATATAACTGAGAAGACAATTATGCTTCTAATTGTAAAAATGATtgagagaaataaatatctTAGTCATGGAAGACAAGATATATAGAGTTACAGTACATCTAATCCAATTCCTAGAATGCATAAAGCTTTCATAACAGTTGATTTACAATTATGGGTAATAATGGTGCAACTATAGATATTGCTTCAGCTCTTCATTctctttcaattattaaaagcAGACTCTTGATCTTTCATATCCTCATGGTCTTGAATTTTATCAACACTTGTGATCTTTGGATCCATTGAGCTTGTAACGctaacaaaaaccaaaaacgcCGGACTTTGATGAGCCTCGAAGCGAGCACACCGACACGTTGATAACCCGAGTGACACGGACTTTGGCTGAATATGACCGCTCCATTCCACTATGCTTGTGTCTTGGCCCATCGTTGAAACTGCTGGTGCTTCTCTCCAAACTACGGAACACGATTTTTTCGGAGGAGTTCATCCTAGGACTGTCCATGGAAACGTCACGAACTGGCACGGTGGTTTCAGGAGCTCTTCTCATCTGGCTTCGTCCAGAGTCCGGTTTtctgatttatattttgacaaTCGAACACTAGACTGATTTCTGCTGCTGGATTGATGAGCATTACGAATGGCGCTGCCTGGCTTTTCTGAATCAAGCGAGAGTCGAGGCAGACCGTCGTGTTCGTGGCCGGATGAAGACGATGTTGACTCATTATCCGAGTCCTTTAGCAACGGTTGATTTAAGGATGAATCCAAGGACGTATTCACTAAGGATTTGGAGCTGCGTTGGAGCATATGTTTGAGGCCTCTGGAggaatttttgttgttattcgAGTATACAGAGGACGCTATTCTCGGATCCTCATGCTTCAAACTGCTTTTCTGGTACAGTTTCTTCA
The nucleotide sequence above comes from Salvia hispanica cultivar TCC Black 2014 chromosome 5, UniMelb_Shisp_WGS_1.0, whole genome shotgun sequence. Encoded proteins:
- the LOC125187752 gene encoding NAC domain-containing protein 21/22-like, encoding MSSLSSVEAKLPPGFRFHPKDEELICDYLLKWITGCPHPLPLFIQVDLNNCEPWDIPEYACVGGKEWYFYSQRDRKYATGLRTNRATVSGYWKATGKDRPIIHKGSLVGMRKTLVFYQGRAPKGRKSDWVMHEFRLEGPGPKSVSSVKEDWVLCRVFFKSRSETSVRSEEIAGSTSNDVVSSSPSLPPLMDPFFSFDAKDQYNHEQVPCFSIFNTNQTNPNFSLLDHMDPPPIQDPSTCDKKMIKDVLNHLTKREDQTSIRGGSPSFGEGSSDSYLSEVVWNNYSSC